The genomic window CCTCTTTTAGTTCAGTTTCTGCAAGGGGTTTCCCTTCCTTATCACATGGCTGATAACTCAACGACTTGGTCCATTTTCCTGTCATAAGTATCTTAGGTTCCTTGGCAGCATTGTAAACATATCCATCCACTTGACCACGAGATCCACTGCACAACCGAAAATTATCAGATTGCAAGCAATTCGCAACACAATAAAAGTAAATGAACAGAATAAGGCGAGCTATGCACCCTAGGCGCACGAGGCGGAAATTGGGGGCCACTGCCTTGAACTATTTTTCTGGTCGCCTTGGGCGCGCTTAGGCGCCTAGCGCCTCACACAACGTAGTGCACAATGATATCAATAAAAGCATTTGAGCTACCCCCTGGTCTTCCATGTTTATACAATGCATCAATGttgcttttttttcattttagggGCACAATTTGACTAATAATTCAGCGAGAAATCGTAAGAACTACACTATATGCACTTAAGTTGGAGAAAGAGAGAATGAAAGAGAGAGTCGCAGAACCATACCCAAACCAACCAGGTTGTTGAAACTTGAACACAACATAATCTCCAGTGGTCATGTTCGTCAAGGTTAACTCTCCCGACAAAGAAACCCACAATCGGCCAAATATAAGGTTATTAGCTCTTATGTGAGGTGGATTAGCATCTAGAACAACACCATCTCTTTTAAGAGTAATACGAGTTCTGGCCAACATATAACAATTTCAGAACTAAAGCGAACATATTTTCGAGAGACGAACAAAGCAAATACAGATCAAGTTTTACCTGGTGCTAGGATATATATCAAGTGAATTTCCCAACAATTTGGTCCTCAAGTTGGATGTAATATCATGTATGAAATGCTCATTTTCAGCATGTGCAGCATCTATTGGTGGATGATGGCTCACCTGCAAGCAAAACCATTTGGTAAATGAAACAAGCACAGGAGACGAACAAAAAGAAACATAGTGCCCGATCTTGACATGCTACCTGCTCTCCGATGTATGTAATCCCGTCGTGATTAACCATTTCAAACGTCTCACCAACTATCGGATTGAATGGCTTTGTTGGCCGGCTTAACGCAAAATAGACAGATAATGCCCATGATGCTGCAATCAATAACTACAAGTCACTAAAAAAATCATGCGATGCAGAAAAATAAATTCATAGGAGAACATTCAAGGAAACCACTTACAAGCGTATACCATCCGCATGTAAGGGTCCTCACATACATCTGCTTGATCCAACAGGTGCGAGTACTCCATTAACTGCGAAATGGAGATTATACTTCAATGAACAACACAAACagtatcaattgaagaaattcaaGATCTCAGAAAAGAGAAGGCACGAACCTCCGCCATTCTTGAAACATTGGTTGCTGGTTCCATGTAAGAAATTGGAGTATAATTTAAAGATATAATATCTCCACCGATGTACTTCTTCGCCAGCTTCCATAAGCTCTCTCGCTCCTACATCGAACAACTTAAGAACATAAACAGAATACCAGAAGAGTCTGTGAGAAAAACAAAACTGAGATAATTACATCTGGTTTCCATTTTCCTTTAGTAGCTTCTACTGCTGCATCCACTCTGTCTCCATCTGGACTTATAACTTCTATTTCATCGATActacacataaaaaaaaatagtaagaacCTCAGCAAGTTAGATAGATACATTCATTCTACTTATGGAAAGAGAAAATTTGCATATACCTGTTAACAGATTTGCTTATAGGGATCTTTCCGATATTCGACAAGCTAGACTTGATTGAAGAAAAGAATCTACCACCACTGCTCTTTTTCGAGGCCATTGAAGCAAATCGATACTGATGCAAAACAAGATTCCTTTTGCAGTGAAAACAGCTTCAGAATAGCAAGAGACTAAGCAGagaataattttgtaatgattttgagtttttgatGAGAGTATGAATTCTACTTGGGCGTTAGGGCAGTTGGGCATGCTTTTAATGAGTGTGGTTGGTTTATTACTTATTTTCGGTTCAGTCATTCAATTGGGTAACTGTGAAAATCAAGTACTCTTCTGTACAAAACGCGCATTTTTGGATGTGTTTTCATATCAACATTGAATGACACCAAGAACAGGTTAATTAGCTCCAACTTTAAAAGCTAGGACTTCAAAGCTAGTTTCACAGctataaaaagtaagaagaacaTTAACTTTTTCTGATAGTTCATGACCTATAAATCCCACGCCAAACTTGCCACGATGCATCCACAATCCGCGAACGTGGTCGCTGAAATCACGGAGCATGCGTAATGGTAATTGTATCTGTTGGGTGGATTTGCTAAATTGGACAAGTACAGAGGAGACCCTTACAAAATTTATAACGTTGATTTAATCTCGAATCGTGTTTTCCTGAAGACGGAGAGGAAAGGGAAaaacaatattccacaacaaatATATTACAAGACTTTATACATATAAATGGTGTGAGGATGTGAGTTGATGCTGAAAACCAGCATTAACAATAAGCAAAGGTTACGTAAGAAACATGATATCTCATTCTGTTGTCACATTACCATATTGCCACGGGTTGAACTCGGTCGATTCAATGTCAATTATATTTGTGTCGTCTGAGATATCTGCTGCTTCTCGGTGTTCGTTGTATTTACCATTGAATCTGTACACTTCCAGATCCCCCCATGGTGTAGTTGCAACTTCCTCGGACATTTCAAACCATCTTGGAGTAAACTTATGGCCTTTGGCATCTCTGTTCCTCTTTTCAGCCCTCTGTTTTTCCTCAAGGCTGCAAAATATGGAGCAGAGTAACTTTAGACTTTTAACTGAATTGAAAGAAAGAGGAACAGAGATGCCAAAGGGCAGAAGTTTCTCCCATGTTAATGGAGAAGAATGAACCTTTTTTTGTTTACTACAACCCTATGAACAATTCTTAAAGAAGGTCACTCTTTCAAGGTCCACTCTCTTATGTAAATATGAAATGCTAGAAGCATCCTGAAGTACCAATATTCATTAACGATTCATAATGATTAATGAACTACCTATCGCACACCACTGTTCTGGTTTCTGATATTCCCAGTTCTCTAACGTTGTCAAAGTCTAGAAGAAACTATTGGTTACAGATTCAATTTTATGTTGGTAATACTACCGAGGGAGGAAGAGAGTACCTGCTCTTCGCAGAACCAGCTTTGGAAAGATCACCCTTCTCAAGCGCATATCTATCAGGACGTAAACGAGAATCTGATGCCAACAGCTTCTTGGGTGCAGTGTCTAAACTGTTTATCTTGTGTGCGAAATGCGTGTACTGAAATTTATCATTTTCTGGAGCATCCGCAACTTTCCACACCTATAAAACATTACCAAGTTATTCACTTTAGTACATAAGAAATCTAGTTAAATCAATGTACCTTCAACACTTGGGAGAAATCAGAGTAGGACTATCTTGAAGAAGGTTTAGTAAATCTAACCTCTTTCAGTTCAGTTCCTGGAAGTGGCTCTCCTTCCATATCACAAGGTTGATAACTCATTGACTCGTTCCACTTTCCAGTCATCAGTATTTTGGGTTCCTCCGCCGCATTGTAAACATATCCATCCACTTCATAGCGCCCAGCCCTGCAAAATTACAACTTGAACACCAATCCGCAGGAAGTGAACTTTTAAAAAGAAATACATGTGTAGTCATGGGACTATAAAATAGGCCTAGGCTGCCTGATTTTTTCAGGTGTTTGGCGTCTAATGGGTAGAGCCAACTAAGACCAGCCACTAGGTCGCCTACTAACTAGTCAGCTAAATTtagcttcaactcttttccgttTAGCTCTCtggtttgttttttttcttttagttcgggtataggaaagaaaagaaaaattaaataataaaattgTTAATTTAGTGATACTAAGCAGGTACATTTACTGGGTCTTTACTGGCTGACTTTAAAAACCAGTCAAAAGAAAGGTTACAGCTGACAATAGGGAAGATAATCAATATAAACTATGAAGGGTGGTGTAAGCGTTGCAATAAGATGATGTTGAGTGGGTTTGATGTTTATATCTACGCCTAATCATATATCCATTACA from Papaver somniferum cultivar HN1 unplaced genomic scaffold, ASM357369v1 unplaced-scaffold_80, whole genome shotgun sequence includes these protein-coding regions:
- the LOC113344980 gene encoding oxysterol-binding protein-related protein 3C-like, with product MASKKSSGGRFFSSIKSSLSNIGKIPISKSVNSIDEIEVISPDGDRVDAAVEATKGKWKPDERESLWKLAKKYIGGDIISLNYTPISYMEPATNVSRMAELMEYSHLLDQADVCEDPYMRMVYASSWALSVYFALSRPTKPFNPIVGETFEMVNHDGITYIGEQVSHHPPIDAAHAENEHFIHDITSNLRTKLLGNSLDIYPSTRTRITLKRDGVVLDANPPHIRANNLIFGRLWVSLSGELTLTNMTTGDYVVFKFQQPGWFGGSRGQVDGYVYNAAKEPKILMTGKWTKSLSYQPCDKEGKPLAETELKEVWKVADLPEKDKFQFTYFTHKLNSLETAPRKMLASDSRLRPDRCALEKGDLSKVSREKSSIEARQRNEQKRREANADKFVPRWFELSDEVKATPWGDVRAYKFNGKYDEHRAAIDTSTDKDADIQPTEFNPWQYSDTK